The sequence ATCCTGTCACGCACCGTTGCGACTTCGGCGCGGAGCATAGAGACGTTGTGTTTAGCCACGTCTTCCCTGCCGAGGTCGTCGGGGCTTGATTCCGCACAGACCTCACAGGAACACGGTAGCTCGGTGAGTTCCTCGATGTCGACCGAGAGGTCACGTGTCATGTAGGTCTTCCCGTAGCCCTGTACTGCGGCGTAGTCTTCGTCGAACCCGTCGACTCCGAGGTAGGCGAGTAGGGCGACGTTCCTCGGAGTCGCAATCCCGGGAGCCACGAGCGCGGAGTCGGGTTCGACTGTTCTCCTCGCACCTATTACTGCGTCGACGACCTGTCTCGCGCGTCCCTTCCGGAGACCCGTGAGTATGTAGACGTCACGCCCCGACGCGACCGGGTTCTCGACGTTGACGACCTCCGCGGTCGGGAAGTCGTACTTCTCCTCTGTATATGACGCTGTCTTAACAATCTCGTCGGGGGTTCCCGACGGCATCGCCCTGTGTGGCAGAACCGTCACAGCGTCCGACGAGCCTTCTATCTCCTCGCCTACCTCGGAGTCTGCTTGAGTCCATCTGCTGTATGTGTCTCTGAGTACGTCGCCGACGAGAGCCGGCGTCGTGATCGTGTCGTCGAGACGTATCTCACCGAGCCTCGCCGCCGAGTCGTGGTCTCTTACCTCAAAGTACTCTGTCATGTCTGTTGTTCCGTTTCTGTGTTACTGTTTCTTGTCTTGGAACCGTTACTTCTGCGTATCACATCGACGTCTTCGTTTTCTATCTCTCCTAGGAGGGGATGATCCCACGGAGAGACGAGTACGGCGTCGGTATCGTAGAGACGTACGAGACGCAGAACGCCCTCGTAGACAGCCTCCACCTCGTCGTGGCTCGGCTCTTCGGGAACCTCGGCGTTGAAGGGATAGCTGTGTGACAGGCTCTCGGGGAAGGGTCCGAGAGGTGGAAGTAGACGTAGTACGGTGTCGAAGTCGTCGGTGTAGACATCGAGTTCGTCCTCCCAGCCGTCTTCGAGGTAGTCAGCCGTGGGAACCACGAGAACCCGGTCGCCGTCGTCGACACCTATCCTGTCGAGACGTCTGTGGTGTCTCACGACCTCGGGACGACGTCCAAGCCCGAGGCTGAAGACCGTCGACTTTGAGGCGGGGTCGTACTTCTCTATCTGGTCGGCGTGGTCGCCGAAGTTTCTCAGACCGTCTAAGAGCTTCGGATGGGACCGGCATCTCTGTTCGACGAGCTCTATGAGGTTACCTTCTCTGACCGCCTGCCTCACACGTCTCATCTCGGCAAACGAGACGTTGAGGTTGTGCTGTGCGAGGAGGTCGTGTGAATCACGGAGGTCGTCGGCGTCGTGTGAGACACAGACCTCACAAGAACACGGTAGCTCCCGGAGGTCGTCGACGTACTTGGTTCCCTCGGGAGTGATGTAACGTCCGTCCTCGGCGTAGAGAGCGTAAGCCGCCGAGTCGAAGAGATCACAGCCGACTGCGACTGCGAGGCTGAAGATCATCGGATGTCCCGCTCCGAAGAGATGTACGGGAGCGTCGGAGTCGAGTCCCCTCTTCGCCGCGGCTACGACGTCGACGAGGTCGCCGAACCTGTACTCCTGCATCAGAGGGACGACCGCACCCACGGGGTATACGTCGCCGAGACCCGAAGCCTCCCTACCGGCTCTCTCACGCAGGTCGGGGTGTGTCGATCCCTGCACGGGGACGTTGAGTCCTGCCTCAGCGTCGAGTTCCGAGAGAATCTCCCTCGCTTCTTTTATCCTACTGAGGGTGGTCTCCCAGTCGTCCTCGGCGGTCTCGTGCGACGAGTCGGGAGGAGTAGGGATATCGAGTGGAGTGGCTACGTCAGTCCCTATCTCGACCTGGAACTCGACAGTCTCGCGGTTCGAGAGGGTGACCTCGTCCTCGCCGTAGACACTCATCTGGTACGATCCCGAGTCAGTCACGACGACGCCGTCGAAGTCGAGACTGTCGTGGAGACCGTCTTCGACTGCCTTCTCGCGGTAGTCGTCGCTCTTGTTTATGATGTAGGCGTTCGTAATGAGTATCTGTGCCTCCGAGAGGTCGGGACGCGTGAGATGGGGGTTTATGACAGGCATCAGAGCGGGAGTCTGTACAGTCTTGTCGCCGACTTCGAGACTCCCTATGCGTCCCATCGAGTCCTTCGAGTCGATCTCGAAACCGAAACCCTCAGACATAGCTCGTACCTTCGACTAGCTCTCCAAGAGGGAGACGGAGGTACTTCTCCTCTCTTGCGAGATCTTCACCTCTGTCCCGCTCTCCTCGTCTCTCGACCCATGATCTGAGGTAGTTCATCCTGAAGAAGTCCCTCACGAGTCCCTCCTTGACTTCCTCCCTGAGACACCGGTAGACTTCTCTTCCGAGGCTCATCGCTTCGTCACACGTCTCTGTCGTAGAGAATCCCGACGAGAAGTACATGTATGCGTAGTCGCTGTCGAAGATATACGGGACTATGTCGTCGACGTTGTCTCCTATCTCGTCCTCCCTGACCTCGAAGCCGTCTATCTCGGTGACATCCTGACTGTCGGCGTCTTCGTCGTCGGGACAGTCGGGGTATCCGAGGACTGACTGCCTGTACTTCTCGAACCCTCCGTCCTCCGAGACTACCGACTCGACGTTTTTCTGTATGATACCGTCGGGGCTCACCGTCTCGTCGTCTCTGAAGAAGTAGGCTCTCGCTGTGTAGCTCAGACCCCCGCGTCTACGAACCCACTCGGGAACGACGAAGACTTCGACGTCGTCGGGCGTGTTGTCGTCGAGAAACTCCGCCTCGTAGGTCTCCTCGAACTTCTGGCGTAGCTCCTCAGACGCCTCTGTGAGAGTCTCGGTGTCGATTCCGCCTATTCTGACCTTGACGTTAACGACGGTGTCGTACGACTCACGGAGACCCTGAAGCCTGTCGGACATATTCGCCGCCTTCTCGTCGTAAGTCCTGCCTATCGCTCCTCTCTGCCCCTCGAAGTAGTCCCTGTCGAGTTCGACGGTCGCCCCCTTTCTGACACCCTGTGACACGGGTATGGTTTCGAGAGCAACCGACGTAGGAAGGTCGTTCATTGAGTATTACGAGGTCGTGAGGACTAATAACTTCGGCGTTCTAACGGAAGCTTTTAAATCCCGAACCCCATACGACTGGATGAGCCGAGGTCGCCTAGTCTGGCAGGGCGCACGCCTGGAAAGCGTGTGGCTTCAAGCCACGGGGGTTCAAATCCCTCCCTCGGCGTCTGGTTAGATGTTCAATTCTAACTGCTTTTTTACTAATGCGGGAGGTATGACTTCAAGTCAGTTAACAGAAACAGACTGACTACGCCGTAACAGGTATATCGACGCTAATACTGTCGTACCAGACTGTGGGCTTCTTTCTCCTGCCTTCTTCTTCAAGCTCTATTAACCCGAGTTTCTCTAGCTCGGTAACTCTATCATGTACTTGGCGTACGTCTCGGTCTACTCGACGTGCGAGGTCACGTATACTCTCGACGTCTTCTCGGGCTACGGTTCGTATGAGTTCTAGATTTCTGTCGTCGAAGATCTCACCGACTCGCTCTTCTGTCTCGAGTGTCAGACCGTAGCTCTCTTCGGGCTCTTCGTCCTCATCGATTGCTTTCATAGCCTCGGCGACTGGGTCTTGGTGTCGAGTCGCGCTAACTCGGGCTACTTTGACGTGTAAGACTTTCTTTCCGTCGGGGTTCTTGGTGTCGGTTTCTATCGCCATAATGTATCAGCTCCTTCGTTTTTCTTGACGTATTCTCTGAAACTTTCGTATGCCTCAAAGTACTCGAGATCGACATCTACCGGATCTTCTTCAGCTTCGTGCTTCTCGAAGACTCCATGGATGTTATCGTATCGAAGCAGTGTTTCGCCGTTCTGAGTCCCGTAATGTTAATGTTCCCGAACCGTATTTTGTATCCGTCAGGATACTTTTCGGATTCGGGGACTTCGAGTATCACGGCACGAACTACCGTATCTTCGAACTCCCGGGTCTCATCAACGACGCGTTCGATATCCGACATCTACTACATTGTTGTTAAATCCTACAACAATAAAACGTTGTGGGGTCTTAACAACAGACTTCTGACTCTATCAGTGATTTCTCAATTAGACTCTCTCGACGCAGATACAACTCCGTGAGTATCCGGTTTTATTAGGAATAACGGACATGATTAACGGTCGAAGTATGGCTCAGCCAAGACGAGATTGAGCCGTCGGAGAAGTGTGAGGAAGTTTTGAATGTCTTAAAATATGGTCGCGCTAATCCCCGTTTCATAGCTCGACGTTATCAACTACGACGAGAACACGAAGGAGGTAGAGATATCCGACGGTATCGACAGCTTAATCGAGAGATACATGGGACTCTCGGATCAGAACGACGACGGAGATGGAGCCGAGAAAGAGAAGAACGACTCATACGTGAGTGACATGGGTCTATCCGCTGTAAGCGGACTGGGGATATTTTCAGTCGTGTCCTCGAAGCTCCTGTCTGTCTCTCAGCCGTGGTTGCTGAGTGTCTTCTTCCTGTCTGTGGTCTTCGTCTACTCGATGTCTGGAGCCGAACTCGTAGAACACAGCCTGTCAAGGGCAGTCTCGGACACCGACAGAGCGTCGTAAAGGACAGCCTGCTCCTTGGGAAACACTCGACAGAGGTTAAATACGTGTTACGTTATCGCCCTCAGTGACTCTCCTGTCGAAACACAGAGGTCGGTAACTAATACGGATTCATTTTTAGGTTGGACGTGTATCTCCAACCACGGACGATGAAAGACGCCGTGCGCGAGAACTTCGACCTCAGTGTCTCGTCGTACGAGGAATACGAGAGACAGACGAGCCGGTTCTCAGATCTCGCTCGTCTCCTGTGTTCGGAGATGGTCGACGCCAAGAGACGTACCGGTAGGACTGAGTACGGCGGTATCGACTGTATCTTAGACGTGGGTGCGGGCACGGGTGTTAGCACATCTGTCTTCGAAGAAGAGGCTCAGACTGTGGCTGTCGCACTCGACATCAGCCGTGGGATGCTCCGTCAGAACACGTCTTCGTACCGCATCCAGGCGGATATGAGTAGACTTCCGTTCACCGACGACTCCTTCGGAGGAGTTGGATTTACGGCGTCTCTCTTTCTAGTTCGTGACCCCGACACCGCAGTCGAGGAGGCGTCACGTGTACTCCACGAAGGAGGTGTCGTAGGTGCGGTGGCTCCAGTCGGATGGGTCGACGCTGACGGAGACCGTGTCTTCTCGTCCTCCGAGGTAGAGCCCATCTCTCCCGCCGACGAGGACGACGTTTACGAGGCACTCGACGAGAGAGGAAATAGACGAGACAGACGGAAACGTCGTCATACGCCGACGAGGACGACGTTTACGAGGCACTCGACGAGAGGTTCGGTGTCGAGACGGGAAGTTGGGATTTCGAGACTACTGCCGAGGAGATACGTCTCTTCCACTCGATACCCGCGATCGCGGCACGTCTCTGTCCGAGGCTTCCACCCGAAGACCGTATTTCGAAGACAGCGGATCTACTCGACTCTCTCGAACTCGAAGCCTCTTCGGAGTTCGGGTTCGAGGAGAGATGGAGATGGTTCGTCGGGGTCAGAGTCGGCGACTGACACCACCCACAGATATATTTTCACGTATACGGTACGGGAAGCCATGCTTATAGAGGAGATAATGTCAAGAGACGTAGTGAAAGCCGAGGTCGACGAGACTGTTCAGGAAGGGGTGGGCAAGATGCTGGAGAACCGTGTCGGAAGCGTAGTAGTTACACAGAGCGGCGATCCGACGGGGATAATGACCGAGAGCGACGTGTTAAGACACACCTACGAGACACGGAAGCCGTTCACAGACGTGGTTCTCTCGGAGGTCATGAGTTCGCCCCTCGTCACCGTCGAGCCCGACGTCTCGGTGAGAGCCGCTAGTGAGAAGATGAAGTCCAACTCGGTGAAGAAGCTCGTCGTGATGGACAGTCTCGAACTCGAAGGAGTAGTCACTCTCATGGACATAGTCTACAGCCAGAACGAGATACTCAAGGAGGCACACAGTCAGGAGGACAGGGAAGGCTGGGACAGTCCCGACGAGTACCTCGGCTACGAGAGCTTCGAGTGACACGACGAACCGGAAGAAAGTTACTCTACACAGTCGAACCGGGATACGTTCGATGGACGTCTTAAACAGACAGAAACGCTCGGAGTTAGGCAGTATACTCAAGTACTACCTCTACAAGTCGACGCGAGCCGACGAGTTCTACCGTCCTATCAT comes from Candidatus Afararchaeum irisae and encodes:
- a CDS encoding winged helix-turn-helix transcriptional regulator, translated to MAIETDTKNPDGKKVLHVKVARVSATRHQDPVAEAMKAIDEDEEPEESYGLTLETEERVGEIFDDRNLELIRTVAREDVESIRDLARRVDRDVRQVHDRVTELEKLGLIELEEEGRRKKPTVWYDSISVDIPVTA
- the tgtA gene encoding tRNA guanosine(15) transglycosylase TgtA, with product MSEGFGFEIDSKDSMGRIGSLEVGDKTVQTPALMPVINPHLTRPDLSEAQILITNAYIINKSDDYREKAVEDGLHDSLDFDGVVVTDSGSYQMSVYGEDEVTLSNRETVEFQVEIGTDVATPLDIPTPPDSSHETAEDDWETTLSRIKEAREILSELDAEAGLNVPVQGSTHPDLRERAGREASGLGDVYPVGAVVPLMQEYRFGDLVDVVAAAKRGLDSDAPVHLFGAGHPMIFSLAVAVGCDLFDSAAYALYAEDGRYITPEGTKYVDDLRELPCSCEVCVSHDADDLRDSHDLLAQHNLNVSFAEMRRVRQAVREGNLIELVEQRCRSHPKLLDGLRNFGDHADQIEKYDPASKSTVFSLGLGRRPEVVRHHRRLDRIGVDDGDRVLVVPTADYLEDGWEDELDVYTDDFDTVLRLLPPLGPFPESLSHSYPFNAEVPEEPSHDEVEAVYEGVLRLVRLYDTDAVLVSPWDHPLLGEIENEDVDVIRRSNGSKTRNSNTETEQQT
- a CDS encoding CBS domain-containing protein, producing the protein MKDAVRENFDLSVSSYEEYERQTSRFSDLARLLCSEMVDAKRRTGRTEYGGIDCILDVGAGTGVSTSVFEEEAQTVAVALDISRGMLRQNTSSYRIQADMSRLPFTDDSFGGVGFTASLFLVRDPDTAVEEASRVLHEGGVVGAVAPVGWVDADGDRVFSSSEVEPISPADEDDVYEALDERGNRRDRRKRRHTPTRTTFTRHSTRGSVSRREVGISRLLPRRYVSSTRYPRSRHVSVRGFHPKTVFRRQRIYSTLSNSKPLRSSGSRRDGDGSSGSESATDTTHRYIFTYTVREAMLIEEIMSRDVVKAEVDETVQEGVGKMLENRVGSVVVTQSGDPTGIMTESDVLRHTYETRKPFTDVVLSEVMSSPLVTVEPDVSVRAASEKMKSNSVKKLVVMDSLELEGVVTLMDIVYSQNEILKEAHSQEDREGWDSPDEYLGYESFE